A genomic region of Pseudomonas abietaniphila contains the following coding sequences:
- a CDS encoding MFS transporter: MQKTKPTHVRYLILLMLFLVTTINYADRATIAIAGSSLQKSLGIDAVTLGYIFSAFGWAYVAGQIPGGWLLDRFGSKKVYALSIFTWSLFTVLQGYVGEFGLSTAIVALFMLRFLVGLAEAPSFPGNARIVAAWFPTSERGTASAIFNSAQYFATVLFAPIMGWIVFTFGWQHVFVVMGGIGIVFSLIWLKVIHSPRNHPSINKAELDHIANNGGMVDMDSDKGKGKSGGPKWDYVKQLLTNRMMLGIYLAQYCINGITYFFLTWFPVYLVQERGMTILKAGFIASLPAICGFIGGVLGGIISDYLLRRGKSLTFARKAPIIGGLLLSTSIVTCNYVDIEWVVVGFMALAFFGKGVGALGWAVMSDASPKQIAGLSGGLFNMFGNIASITTPIVIGYIISSTGSFKWALVFVGANALVAVISYVFIVGEIKRVELKDTPTQGDLPASEAGKLSEAKI; this comes from the coding sequence ATGCAAAAAACCAAGCCGACTCACGTCCGCTATTTGATCCTGCTCATGCTGTTTCTGGTGACCACGATCAACTACGCCGACCGTGCAACCATCGCCATCGCTGGCTCCAGTCTGCAAAAAAGCCTCGGCATCGACGCCGTCACCCTGGGTTATATCTTTTCCGCCTTTGGCTGGGCCTATGTGGCCGGTCAGATTCCCGGCGGCTGGCTGCTTGATCGCTTCGGTTCGAAGAAGGTCTACGCACTGAGCATCTTCACCTGGTCGCTGTTCACCGTGCTGCAAGGCTATGTCGGTGAATTCGGTCTCTCCACCGCCATCGTTGCGTTGTTCATGCTGCGCTTCCTCGTCGGTCTGGCTGAAGCGCCTTCCTTCCCTGGCAACGCGCGCATCGTCGCGGCCTGGTTCCCGACTTCCGAGCGAGGCACGGCCTCGGCGATCTTCAACTCGGCGCAATACTTCGCCACCGTTCTGTTCGCCCCGATTATGGGCTGGATCGTCTTCACGTTCGGCTGGCAGCATGTGTTCGTGGTCATGGGCGGCATCGGCATCGTGTTCTCGCTGATCTGGCTGAAAGTTATCCACAGCCCGCGCAACCACCCGAGCATCAACAAGGCAGAACTCGATCACATCGCCAACAACGGCGGCATGGTCGATATGGATAGCGACAAGGGCAAAGGCAAGAGCGGCGGCCCGAAATGGGACTACGTGAAGCAGCTGCTGACCAACCGCATGATGCTGGGCATCTATTTGGCGCAGTACTGCATCAACGGCATCACCTACTTCTTCCTGACCTGGTTCCCGGTGTACCTGGTGCAGGAACGCGGCATGACGATCCTGAAGGCCGGCTTCATCGCCTCGCTGCCCGCGATCTGCGGTTTCATCGGTGGCGTACTCGGTGGCATCATTTCCGACTATCTGCTGCGTCGCGGCAAGTCGCTGACGTTCGCCCGCAAGGCGCCTATCATCGGCGGTCTGCTGCTGTCGACCTCCATCGTGACCTGCAACTACGTCGACATCGAATGGGTCGTGGTGGGCTTCATGGCGCTGGCCTTCTTCGGCAAGGGCGTGGGCGCACTGGGCTGGGCGGTCATGTCCGACGCTTCGCCGAAACAAATCGCTGGCTTGAGCGGCGGTCTGTTCAACATGTTCGGTAACATCGCGTCGATCACTACCCCGATCGTCATCGGTTACATCATCAGCTCCACCGGCTCGTTCAAATGGGCGCTGGTGTTCGTCGGTGCCAACGCACTGGTGGCCGTGATCAGCTACGTGTTTATCGTGGGCGAGATCAAACGTGTGGAATTGAAAGACACCCCAACGCAGGGTGATTTGCCGGCCAGCGAAGCCGGCAAGCTTTCTGAAGCGAAAATCTGA
- the garD gene encoding galactarate dehydratase has product MNLIQHADSPRYIRLHERDNVVVVVNDQGVPAGTEFDNGLVTIDNVPQSHKVNTVDIPEGGAVIRYGQTIGYALQAIPRGSWVKEDQLRMPSAPPLDSLPLSTEVPGKGEPLEGFTFEGYRNADGTVGTRNILGITTTVQCVTGVLDFAVKRIREELLPKYPNVDDVVAITHTYGCGVAITAKDAYIPIRTVRNLARNPNLGGEALVIGLGCEKLQADQVMHQNDPSVDLSDEWMYRLQDSKHGFNEMIEQIMELAEVRLKKLDQRRRETVPASELILGMQCGGSDAFSGITANPALGYASDLLLRAGATVMFSEVTEVRDAIYLLTSRAETTEVAEELVREMDWYDRYLAKGEADRSANTTPGNKKGGLSNIVEKSLGSIVKSGNSAINGVLGPGERVTRKGLIFCATPASDFVCGTLQLAAGMNLHVFTTGRGTPYGLAMSPVVKVSTRTELAQRWPDLIDIDAGRIATGRASIEELGWELFHFYLDVASGKKKTWTEHYRLHNDITLFNPAPIT; this is encoded by the coding sequence ATGAACTTGATCCAACATGCCGACTCGCCGCGTTACATCCGCTTGCATGAGCGCGATAACGTCGTCGTCGTGGTCAATGACCAGGGCGTACCGGCGGGGACAGAATTCGACAACGGTCTGGTGACCATCGATAACGTGCCACAGAGCCACAAGGTCAACACCGTGGACATCCCCGAGGGTGGGGCGGTGATTCGTTACGGGCAGACCATTGGTTATGCCCTGCAAGCGATTCCCCGTGGCAGTTGGGTCAAGGAAGATCAGTTACGCATGCCGAGCGCGCCGCCGCTGGACAGCTTGCCGCTGTCCACGGAAGTGCCGGGCAAGGGCGAGCCGCTGGAAGGCTTTACGTTCGAGGGTTACCGCAACGCCGACGGCACCGTCGGCACGCGCAACATTCTGGGCATCACCACCACGGTTCAATGCGTCACGGGTGTGCTGGATTTTGCGGTCAAGCGCATCCGTGAGGAGCTGCTGCCCAAGTACCCGAACGTCGATGACGTGGTTGCCATCACTCACACCTACGGCTGTGGCGTGGCGATCACGGCCAAGGACGCTTACATCCCGATCCGTACCGTGCGTAACCTGGCGCGCAACCCGAACTTGGGTGGCGAGGCACTGGTCATTGGTCTGGGCTGCGAAAAACTGCAGGCCGATCAGGTGATGCACCAGAACGACCCTTCGGTCGATCTGAGCGATGAATGGATGTATCGCCTGCAGGATTCCAAACACGGCTTCAACGAAATGATCGAGCAGATCATGGAGTTGGCCGAGGTGCGCCTGAAGAAGCTCGATCAGCGTCGCCGCGAAACTGTGCCGGCGTCCGAGCTGATTCTGGGCATGCAGTGCGGCGGCAGCGATGCGTTTTCCGGCATTACCGCCAACCCGGCCCTGGGTTACGCCTCGGACTTGCTGCTGCGCGCAGGCGCTACGGTAATGTTCTCGGAAGTGACCGAAGTCCGTGATGCGATCTACCTGCTCACCTCCCGCGCCGAAACGACTGAAGTGGCAGAAGAACTGGTGCGCGAGATGGACTGGTACGACCGTTACCTGGCCAAAGGCGAAGCGGACCGCAGCGCCAACACCACGCCGGGCAACAAGAAGGGCGGGTTGTCGAACATCGTCGAGAAGTCCCTCGGGTCCATCGTCAAATCCGGCAACAGCGCGATCAACGGGGTCCTTGGCCCTGGCGAGCGCGTCACCCGCAAAGGGCTGATCTTCTGCGCGACACCGGCCAGTGATTTTGTCTGTGGCACGCTGCAACTGGCGGCCGGTATGAACCTGCACGTGTTCACCACCGGTCGCGGCACGCCTTACGGTCTGGCGATGTCACCGGTGGTGAAGGTCTCGACCCGTACCGAGCTGGCCCAGCGCTGGCCGGACCTGATCGACATCGATGCCGGCCGTATCGCAACGGGTCGCGCCAGCATCGAAGAGCTGGGTTGGGAGCTGTTCCATTTCTATCTCGATGTCGCCAGCGGCAAGAAGAAGACCTGGACCGAGCATTACCGTTTGCACAACGACATTACCCTGTTCAACCCGGCGCCGATTACGTAA
- a CDS encoding ketopantoate reductase family protein, with the protein MSSSPKRICIAGAGAIGCTLAARLALTGRAVNVFARGRTLAALQRNGIHLQDLKGRHHVQVNASDSAEQLGEQDLLFLCTKAPSLSGLLPNIGPLIGPNTVVVPVINGVPWWYFHGEGGRFEGNRVETVDPDGRITDTLDLHKVIGCVVFITAQSSAPAVVKTHNPYRIIFGELNNQLTPRLESLRALIESAGIEAQGTDRIRDQLWTKIIANLTSNPVSVVTGATLEQIYGLPDMRELALATFNEAMQVASAYDARLSMEPTTFMQFGASMGPVRTSMLQDFDKGLPLELAAIGDAVLELAAKVNIPMPITRSVLTLARFCGEHPHHKEHGRH; encoded by the coding sequence ATGAGTTCTTCACCCAAACGCATCTGCATCGCGGGTGCTGGCGCCATCGGATGTACGCTGGCGGCCCGGCTCGCGCTGACGGGGCGTGCGGTCAATGTGTTTGCTCGAGGTCGTACGCTGGCGGCCCTGCAGCGCAACGGTATCCATCTGCAGGATCTCAAGGGCCGGCATCACGTTCAGGTCAATGCCAGCGACAGCGCTGAACAACTGGGTGAACAAGACCTGCTGTTCCTCTGCACCAAAGCGCCTTCACTGAGCGGCCTGCTGCCAAACATCGGTCCGCTGATTGGACCCAATACAGTCGTGGTGCCGGTGATCAACGGCGTGCCATGGTGGTATTTCCACGGCGAAGGCGGCCGTTTCGAAGGAAATCGGGTCGAGACGGTCGACCCGGACGGGCGCATCACTGACACGCTGGACCTGCACAAGGTCATCGGCTGCGTGGTGTTCATCACGGCGCAAAGCTCGGCGCCGGCCGTGGTGAAGACCCACAACCCGTATCGCATCATCTTCGGCGAGCTGAACAACCAACTGACGCCGCGTCTCGAAAGCCTGCGTGCCTTGATCGAAAGCGCCGGCATCGAGGCTCAGGGCACTGACCGTATTCGCGATCAGCTGTGGACAAAAATCATCGCCAACCTGACGTCGAATCCTGTGTCCGTCGTGACGGGCGCGACGCTGGAACAGATATACGGCCTGCCGGACATGCGCGAACTGGCGTTGGCGACCTTCAATGAGGCGATGCAAGTGGCAAGCGCTTATGACGCCAGGCTGAGCATGGAGCCGACCACGTTCATGCAATTCGGCGCCAGCATGGGGCCGGTGCGGACATCCATGCTGCAGGACTTCGACAAAGGGCTGCCGCTGGAACTGGCGGCGATTGGCGACGCGGTGCTGGAATTGGCGGCGAAGGTGAACATCCCGATGCCGATTACCCGAAGCGTGCTGACACTGGCGAGGTTTTGCGGGGAGCATCCGCACCATAAGGAGCATGGGCGGCATTGA
- a CDS encoding zinc-dependent alcohol dehydrogenase: MRALTYHGAHDVRVETVADPIIQEADDVLLKVTATAICGSDLHLYRGKIPATEQGDIFGHEFMGIVEEVGPQVTAVKPGDRVVIPFVIACGHCFFCQIDAFAACETTNTGRGAILNKKSIAPGAALFGFSHLYGGVPGGQAEYVRVPKGNVGPFKVPGTLADEKVLFLSDILPTAWQAVLNAGVGKGSSVAIYGAGPVGLLSAACAKMLGAEKIFMVDHHAYRLAYAQFTYGVIPINFDNDDDPADTIIRQTAGMRGVDAVIDAVGFEAKGSTTETILATLKLEGSSGKALRQCIAAVRRGGTVSVPGVYSGFIHGFMFGDAFDKGLTFKMGQTHVHRYLPELLRLIEEGALAPEAIITHRLSLEEAADGYAIFDKKEEDCRKIILTPGFDSRVDASANDAVL; this comes from the coding sequence ATGCGTGCACTGACGTACCACGGCGCTCACGATGTGCGTGTCGAGACCGTTGCAGACCCCATCATTCAGGAAGCCGACGATGTGCTGTTGAAGGTCACCGCGACGGCCATCTGTGGTTCTGATCTGCACCTGTATCGCGGCAAGATTCCCGCTACCGAACAGGGCGATATCTTCGGCCACGAGTTCATGGGAATCGTGGAAGAAGTCGGCCCTCAGGTCACCGCCGTCAAGCCCGGCGACCGCGTGGTCATTCCTTTCGTCATCGCCTGCGGCCACTGCTTCTTCTGTCAGATCGATGCCTTCGCGGCGTGCGAAACCACCAACACCGGCCGAGGTGCGATTCTCAACAAAAAATCCATCGCGCCAGGTGCGGCGCTGTTCGGTTTCAGCCATCTGTACGGCGGTGTGCCGGGCGGTCAGGCGGAGTACGTGCGCGTCCCGAAAGGCAATGTCGGCCCGTTCAAAGTGCCCGGAACGCTCGCGGACGAGAAGGTGCTGTTTTTGTCCGACATCCTGCCGACGGCCTGGCAAGCGGTGCTTAATGCCGGAGTCGGCAAAGGATCCAGCGTCGCCATCTACGGCGCCGGGCCGGTCGGCTTATTGAGCGCTGCCTGCGCAAAAATGCTGGGGGCCGAGAAGATCTTCATGGTCGATCACCATGCGTATCGTCTGGCGTATGCGCAGTTCACGTATGGCGTGATCCCGATCAACTTCGATAACGACGACGATCCGGCCGATACCATCATTCGCCAGACCGCCGGCATGCGTGGTGTAGATGCCGTGATCGATGCCGTGGGCTTCGAAGCCAAGGGCAGTACCACCGAGACCATCCTCGCCACCCTCAAGCTCGAAGGCAGCAGCGGCAAGGCGTTGCGACAGTGCATCGCCGCCGTGCGTCGCGGCGGGACCGTGAGCGTGCCGGGCGTGTATTCGGGGTTCATTCATGGCTTCATGTTTGGCGATGCCTTCGACAAGGGCCTGACCTTCAAGATGGGGCAGACCCACGTGCATCGTTATCTGCCGGAGTTGCTGAGGTTGATCGAGGAAGGCGCGCTGGCGCCGGAAGCGATCATCACCCATCGCTTGTCGCTGGAAGAAGCCGCGGACGGGTATGCGATCTTCGACAAGAAGGAAGAAGACTGCCGCAAGATCATTCTCACCCCGGGGTTCGACAGCCGGGTGGACGCGTCGGCAAACGATGCGGTGCTGTGA
- a CDS encoding alpha/beta hydrolase family protein, with amino-acid sequence MTVRSETIDIAVSDDHISGTILTPGAKMPGILFVHGWGGSQQRDLARAKNITGLGCVCLTFDLRGHERTHEMRASVSREHSMEDLLAAYDRLASHPAVDNNAIAVIGSSYGGYLATILSGMRPVRWLALRVPALYWDADWDMPKQALDRDKLAHYRRSAVTAADNRALAACKDFKGDVLLVESEQDDYVPHATLMSYRTAFDLAHSLTYRLLDGADHGLSTDTSQHAYTTLLTGWISEMVIGSRLVDYPHHSAAYS; translated from the coding sequence ATGACCGTACGCAGTGAAACCATCGACATCGCCGTCAGCGACGATCACATCTCCGGCACCATCCTGACACCCGGCGCGAAAATGCCGGGCATTCTCTTCGTTCACGGCTGGGGTGGTAGCCAGCAGCGCGATCTGGCGCGAGCGAAGAACATCACCGGTCTGGGCTGCGTCTGTCTGACGTTCGATCTTCGCGGCCATGAGCGCACCCATGAAATGCGCGCCTCGGTGTCACGGGAACACAGCATGGAAGACTTGCTGGCGGCGTACGACCGACTCGCCAGCCATCCGGCTGTGGATAACAACGCAATCGCGGTGATCGGCAGCAGCTACGGCGGGTATCTGGCGACCATTCTCAGCGGCATGCGCCCGGTGCGCTGGCTCGCGCTGCGCGTTCCGGCGCTGTATTGGGACGCTGACTGGGACATGCCGAAACAGGCGCTGGACCGCGACAAGCTGGCGCATTACCGGCGCTCCGCGGTGACCGCCGCCGACAACCGCGCGCTGGCGGCCTGCAAAGACTTCAAGGGTGACGTGCTGCTGGTGGAATCCGAGCAGGACGATTACGTGCCCCATGCGACCTTGATGAGCTATCGCACCGCATTCGACCTGGCGCATTCGCTGACCTATCGCCTGCTGGACGGGGCGGACCATGGATTGAGCACCGACACCAGCCAGCATGCGTACACGACGCTGCTGACCGGCTGGATCAGCGAGATGGTCATCGGCTCTCGGTTGGTGGATTACCCGCATCATTCGGCGGCGTATTCGTAA
- a CDS encoding DUF3182 family protein codes for MSGSRSAAKSEVVLLATHKKLATHETVVQQALGERIAKLLGATFVGAYDPALHKGHALYYIPSDTLIGKQAGDALGILSVDDFFGGLIDHPFMATKAISHPLLDGATAKPAGWSDRFFEDAADAVLSGFSVFNEADARRAGRQLLKNGPVRIKPVLATAGRGQVVVNTDADLDKTIAEQDMAEVEEWGLVLEEDLSDVITYSVGQVQVAGITVSYHGTQSLTQDNNGETVYGGSQLWLVRGGYDELLTLDLEDDVRRSVTQAMQYEKAALACFPDFLASRRNYDIAHGTNARGQICSGVLEQSWRIGGASPAEVEALVAFAADPQLRRICASSHEIYGPTTLPADAHVLYEGEDPEVGLISKFTQVQPYDRTQ; via the coding sequence ATGAGCGGATCACGCAGCGCTGCAAAGTCTGAAGTCGTTCTGCTGGCTACTCACAAAAAACTGGCCACCCATGAAACGGTCGTCCAGCAAGCGCTGGGGGAGCGAATCGCCAAACTGCTCGGCGCCACATTCGTCGGTGCTTATGACCCGGCGCTGCATAAAGGCCATGCGCTTTACTACATCCCGTCCGACACGCTGATTGGCAAACAAGCAGGCGATGCGTTGGGCATTCTGAGCGTCGACGACTTCTTCGGCGGCCTGATCGATCACCCTTTCATGGCCACCAAAGCGATCTCCCACCCGCTACTCGACGGTGCCACGGCCAAACCCGCGGGTTGGTCGGACCGTTTCTTCGAGGATGCCGCCGATGCCGTGCTCTCAGGCTTCAGCGTATTCAACGAAGCCGATGCCCGGCGTGCGGGCCGACAGTTGCTCAAGAACGGACCGGTGCGGATCAAACCCGTGCTGGCAACGGCGGGTCGCGGTCAGGTGGTCGTCAACACGGACGCCGACCTAGACAAGACCATCGCGGAACAGGACATGGCCGAGGTCGAAGAATGGGGGCTGGTGCTGGAGGAGGACTTGAGCGATGTGATCACCTACAGCGTCGGGCAGGTTCAGGTCGCGGGCATCACGGTGAGCTATCACGGCACTCAGAGCCTGACCCAGGACAACAACGGTGAGACGGTCTACGGCGGCTCACAACTGTGGCTGGTGCGCGGCGGCTACGATGAACTGCTCACGCTTGATCTTGAGGACGACGTGCGCCGGTCCGTGACCCAGGCCATGCAATACGAAAAAGCAGCGCTGGCGTGTTTCCCTGACTTTCTCGCGTCGCGTCGCAATTACGACATCGCCCACGGCACCAATGCCCGTGGCCAAATCTGTTCCGGCGTGCTGGAGCAGTCCTGGCGCATTGGCGGCGCAAGCCCGGCAGAGGTCGAGGCATTGGTGGCGTTCGCTGCCGACCCTCAATTACGGCGGATCTGCGCCTCCAGCCACGAAATCTACGGGCCGACCACCTTGCCCGCCGATGCCCATGTTCTCTACGAAGGCGAAGACCCCGAGGTCGGCCTTATCAGTAAATTCACACAGGTCCAGCCTTATGACCGTACGCAGTGA
- a CDS encoding low affinity iron permease family protein has translation MKFSKFAQALSKWTGSPRTFLVAVLLICVWAATGPLFHYNDTWQLIINTSTTIITFLMVFLIQNTQNRDTDQLHIKIDELLRVTKDAQNAVLSLDNLDQKELRQLRKKYKAMGDQEDTDHTQPFPKCDADDARETSGQLSLPQ, from the coding sequence ATGAAATTCTCCAAGTTCGCACAGGCGTTGTCGAAGTGGACGGGCAGCCCCCGGACCTTTCTCGTGGCTGTGCTGCTGATTTGCGTCTGGGCGGCGACCGGGCCGTTGTTCCACTACAACGACACCTGGCAGCTGATCATCAACACGTCGACCACCATCATCACCTTCCTCATGGTGTTCCTGATCCAGAACACCCAGAACCGCGACACTGATCAGTTGCACATCAAGATCGATGAACTGCTGCGCGTCACCAAGGATGCGCAGAACGCCGTGTTGAGCCTTGACAATCTGGACCAGAAAGAGCTGCGTCAACTGCGCAAAAAATATAAGGCGATGGGCGATCAGGAAGACACGGACCACACCCAGCCGTTTCCGAAATGTGACGCTGATGACGCGAGGGAGACGTCAGGCCAGCTTTCGCTCCCACAGTAG
- a CDS encoding TatD family hydrolase, translated as MTVRLIDTHTHLDFDDFDADRQAVLSHCKQLGVERVVVLGVYQRNLQRVWDLALSEPQVYAALGLHPIYLDEHLPEHLQELRDRLSAVAGHPKLCAVGEIGLDYYVESLNREHQQTVFDSQLQLAADFNLPALLHVRRSHADTIATLKRFKLKRGGIVHAFAGSREEAKEYIKLGFKLGLGGAATWPQALRMHRVIAELPLDSVVLETDSPDMAPAMHPQVRNSPEHLPDICTALSALMNIPAERLAQASTDNANQLFGWN; from the coding sequence CTGACCGTGAGGCTGATCGACACCCACACGCACCTGGATTTCGACGACTTCGATGCGGATCGCCAAGCAGTGCTCAGCCACTGCAAGCAGTTGGGCGTCGAGCGCGTGGTCGTATTGGGTGTCTATCAGCGCAATCTGCAACGCGTGTGGGATCTGGCTTTGAGTGAACCTCAGGTCTACGCCGCGCTGGGGCTGCATCCGATCTACCTCGACGAGCATCTCCCGGAACATCTGCAGGAGTTGCGCGACCGGCTATCAGCCGTGGCCGGCCATCCAAAGCTCTGCGCCGTGGGAGAAATCGGGCTGGATTACTACGTCGAGTCCCTGAACCGCGAACACCAGCAGACCGTGTTCGACAGTCAGTTGCAGCTGGCTGCCGACTTCAACCTTCCGGCGCTGCTTCACGTGCGTCGCAGCCACGCCGACACGATCGCCACCCTCAAGCGGTTCAAGCTCAAGCGCGGCGGTATCGTTCATGCGTTTGCCGGAAGCCGTGAAGAGGCAAAGGAATACATCAAGCTGGGTTTCAAACTGGGCCTCGGCGGTGCCGCGACCTGGCCGCAGGCGTTACGCATGCACCGGGTCATCGCCGAGTTGCCGCTCGACAGTGTGGTGCTGGAAACCGACTCGCCCGACATGGCGCCCGCGATGCATCCACAGGTGCGAAATAGCCCGGAGCACTTGCCGGATATCTGCACCGCCCTGTCTGCCCTGATGAACATTCCCGCCGAACGCCTGGCCCAAGCCAGTACGGATAACGCCAATCAGCTCTTCGGCTGGAACTGA